The Metopolophium dirhodum isolate CAU chromosome 4, ASM1992520v1, whole genome shotgun sequence DNA window gtaaaaattcccgtttttccttaatttttcttttgtttttcacgtcgcttgtgaaaattactgggaaatttttacttttgaccccccaaagtaccaactagattcactttcctatcagaaaagttactattgaagaaaatccaagcacttttactgtcctaaaaggtgatgacagacacaaaaattaaaaaaaaaattaaaaataaaaaaataaaaaaaaaaacacacatcattgtagaatcaatacatttatcgcttcgctcagaatctaaaatgattaaaGGATATTTAAGAAGTACAATGACGCAAGATCGACTAAGTGGCCTGGCATTACTTTCAATCGAACAAGAAACAGCTCGAAAGGTTAACTTCGATGATTTAATCGATAAGTTTGCTGAAGCAAAAGCAAGAAAGaaacaattttcataaaaatgacggaacacatatttaaatgaaaattaaatattttaagtgttttgttattaccttacctattatagttatttatattatttaaaataatgaaatactgTAAGAGTAagatataatgtgtaataaaaaatgacCATACTattcataatgtataataaatatgttttttaattatttattacctattaggcAGGGGTGGATCTAGATATAAATCGTGTGGGTAAGTGCATGCTCttcatattacaaatttataagaCCAAGGGCCCATTGGATATTTTTGCCACGGGCAGtgttttttgacatgaaaacgaaatagacccAAGTAgtgaaacataataaaattaaaaacaatttaaattaacttaacttatttcttaaaatgaaaaatgaattcgttcatttcacattaattaaaaaatacatttagtagGTTAACAGTTACGTCAAttaaaagccaaaagtaactagttacgttgaaaatttaaaataaaattaactttttgacGTCTCAACTTTAACTTTTGAACTCTTCAATACCGAGGCttgggtaatataatattatgtacgagttATGACGTCAGTCAAAGAATCGAATGGTGGTTTTCGCGCCCGccttattaatattgtttctcTTCCACAGCCGGTTAGTTCCCGTCGGCGGCGTTGAATCGCACGAGACACGAAGTCGACGAGGCGTTTTTTATCAGTGGTTTTGTCCTTGAGCGCGCGTGTACTGTGTTTTCGTCGTTCTTTCTCCGACACTGCTACATAGGTACCTGCAGATACACAAGTATACTCACCGTTGTGGGTTTTGTgccgtgttattattattattattattattattattattgttattaatctgttattattattttcgattcCGTGTGGGTCGTCAACGCGTCTTGGTCGTTTTATTCGGTTTGTATTTTCGCAGTGACGTAGTGTCTATCATACCTATACCTCGGAATAGTTTTGCCGCCGATTTGTTCGCAACGACCGCCGTTGACGGTGCGCCCAGTTTCCGAACAGTTGAAATCCGAAAACGGTTCCGCGAGACGTGTTGTCCGTGTCTCTTGGGGCGTTTGCCCTGTGCTCAGCACCTGTGTGTTTGgcatattaactattaagtccGGACCCACGTAGCTCCGCTCCGCGGCCTTAGTCCCCCAACCGCAACTCGTGGTCACCGCTCTCCGAAACCTAAACTATTGAAGCTGCTTAAGGACCCGATCATTCACGATGAGTGTCGACACGTACGGACCGAGTTCCCAGAACTTGACATTCTTGGAGACCGAAGAGGCCGATATGATTGGCGCCGATACCCAGGGCAGCGAGTTTGAGTTTACTGATTTCACATTGCCGTCCCAGAGCCAACCGCCAATGTCTCAATTGGACTCGTCGTCGTCGACCCATAGAGTATGAATGATAAACACCCCATTTATgaccaacattttatatttttacaaattattgtttcattttttatgtattttttctacatctacctattttgtatttacagaTGCAATTGCTGAGCAATAAAACTGATAAAGACGACACTAATGTCATCACGGTCACTAAGAAAATTGGTGAACTGCAGTTTGAGGATGAAGAAGAGGATTCATTTTTTAccaaagtaatatttttgtctATTTTAACCCCCAAGACAAGTTAATTTTagcattatataaaattaaaagtattgaaaacaaaacctaattttatttatgttattttttatatactatattgtatccATGGTTTAAAATCATTATCTACATATTTAATTCAACCAATCAACTatgtagaaattataatttattttatacttatttaaaagtattgtttATACTCTATTCAGGTTAAGATTGAATCAGTTTCGCGGACATAGATTGCACCTTCGATCGCTATATGTTTTATCGTTAATTGACAATCACTGGCGGCAGCCATTGATCATCTGTACTTGCTGTCGTCAGTGCTCCTGTCGTTTATATGCTCGTAGTGGGGCATTTAGTGGTGGGGATGCACTGACAAGACGAGTTATGGTCAGCCGAGTGGTTCAATCTTAacctgaatagagtatagtcTTTTGACATAATTAATGAACAATACaagttaaaatgataatttaaactaaaagcttcttataagaatttattaaatttaaaaatatcaaatgaatAACCTATCATTCACCTTATCATCATCATTCACACCGACATCACATTTTACTTtagaactacataatatattatgtaaaatatctcataaattttaattaagatttattaatgattatttaaaaacaattttgtataatatactggtgtaacagaaagacatgattaataaaatataaaaaaattgagagtTGTTAATCGTAGGAATGGAAaacgtttttcattttttttcgtttttgtttttgtttaatgtttttaacgttttcgattatttcatttttgaaacgtaatttttttttattgtatccaaataatgtttttagtaaattcgtttttagtttttttttatatattttatattcttataacttataagttattaacttaaaattatttcataaatttgtaattcatttttaaccaatttgtaaatctgattctaagaaaaattttgattgtaaaaacatttatccaagtcaagttgttaattttttatgattttttaaaatatcaaattgtattGTGGAAATACTCATTAATTGACAATATCTTAAcacgtacctacttatttaaaaatgctcataaaatataatttgaaaaaagtttttactttttgaattaaaaatgttttaacgaTTGGATCAAATTTACTTAACAGAAAAAATTTTGATAGATTAACTACATGacctaaataaatgtttttacaatcataattttcttaaaaaccatatattttataaattggctattctaaatttttcaaaaataaaaatgttctaagTACTTTAACTGTAACATAAGtgcgtaaattatatataaaaaaaaaaataattaaaaagtattgatttgtacaaaagttatttcatttgtcatgtcttcctgttacaccctgtataatatattatatattatttacagtctgctctaaaaatatttttttaaccagTTTCTAatttattgagattaatgagTTCCTATTGTTATTAGCTTAGGTTAAGAAAACTTTAAcagtatttaaaagtaataagtaataactatctaataatattacctaatctagtaataaaaatattctaatatctaataatatatatttataatatttaggaatTGCCATATTATGCATGCAAATATTGTGGTATTCATGATCCTGGATGTGTAGTCATGTGTAATATTTGCAAAAAATGGTTTTGTAATGGTCGTGGGAATACTTCTGgatcacatattattaatcatttggTTCGGGCCAAACATAAGGAGGTAACATTACATAAAGATGGTCCACTTGGTGAAACTGTATTGGAGTGTTATTCGTGtggtgtaaaaaatgtatttgtgctTGGATTCATACCCGCCAAAGCAGACTCAGTGGTCATATTGCTCTGCAGACAACCATGTTCCACACAAAATGCTTTAAAAGATATGAACTGGTAATACTTATCATTTCAAGTTATTAACatgagataatatttaaaattaatttttttatttatttattagggaTCAAGAACAATGGAAACCATTGATTGCTGATCGTTGTTTTTTGACTTGGCTTGTTAAAGTACCAAATGAAACTGATCAGTTGCGTTCTAGACATGTCAGTGCTACTCAAATTGCTAAGCTTGAAGAATTATGGAAAGATAATAATGAGGCAACAATTAATGATCTTGACAAACCAGGTGTAGATGAAGAGCCACAAATTGTTTTACTTAGATATGAAGATGGATTTCAGTATCAAAACGTATTTGGACCATTGGTAAAATTAGAAGCAGACTATGATAAACGTTTGAAAGAATCCCAGACTCAAGAAAACATTACTGTACGCTGGGATGTTGGATTAAATAAAAAGGCTATTGCCTATTTCCATCTAGCCAAGACTGATGGTGATATGCGTTTGATGCATGGTGACGAACTGCGTTTGAGATTGACTGGTGAAAATCCTTGGGCTGGAATTGGTcatgttattaaaatacctGACAATTATGGAGAAGACGTTGGTTTAGAATTGAAAATTAACAACGGTGTACCAACTGAAATAACATCTAATTATGTGGTAGATTTTATATGGAAATCTACATCTTTCGACAGGTAAGTTTAGAAGAagttaaatatttggtaaaatataCCAGTCACtgtttatttagtaataaatcttgtatttttcattgtttagaATGCAGTGTTCATTGAAAAGATTTGCTACAGACGAATCATCAGTGTcatcatatatatatcataGACTGCTTGGACATGAGTTTGATGATCTAATGTTCAGATCACACATGCCAAAACATTTCTCGGCGCCAAACTTACCAGATTTAAACAGATCACAAGTAATTAACCGATACTTGACAATGTTAATTTTCTGCTCTGACTATACTcataatatacttggtaatgttgattataggtatatgcagTTAAGCATGCTGTACAACGGCCTTTGTCTTTAATCCAAGGACCCCCAGGAACCGGTAAAACTGTGACTTCTGCTACAATTGTTTACCAATTAGTGAAAATTAATGGTGGACCAGTATTGGTATGTGCTCCTTCAAATATCGCAGTGGATCAACTAACAGAAAAAATTCATAGAACTGGCTTAAAAGTATGATGTCTCTATATTAGttgatataagtttttattaatataatttaatttaggttGTCCGTGTGTGTGCAAAATCTCGTGAAGCTATTGATTCTCCAGTTTCGTTTTTAGCTCTTCATAACCAAGTCCGAAAGATGTCAtggtaattgattttattatatttttagtgttatGAATTTGTGTGTACTAATTTTATCTTCTTTTTTAAGCAATGTTGAGCTTCAAAAGTTTCAACAGTTGAAAGATGAGACTGGCGAATTGTCAATGGCCGATGAAAAGAGGTATCGTGCTCTGAAGAAAGCAGCTGAACGAGAATTACTCAAAGCTGCAGATGTTATTTGCACTACATGTGTTGGAGCTGGTGATCCACGTTTAGTACGATTTAAATTTCATTCTATCTTGATAGATGAAAGCATGCAAGCTACAGAACCTGAATGTATGGTACCTGTTGTGCTTGGAGTAAAacaggtaattaaaataataatttatttttgtattattttatttatttgtttctttttagttaattttgGTTGGAGACCATTGCCAACTTGGACCTGTGGTAATGTGTAAAAAAGCCGCTAGAGCTGGATTGAGTCAATCTCTTTTTGAGCGTCTTGTAGTTTTGGGTATTCGTCCATTCCGGTTGGAAGTTCAGTATAGAATGCATCCAGAACTATCACGGTTCCCTTCAAATTTCTTCTATGAAGGTTCATTGCAAAATGGAGTTTGTGCTGGTAATAACATATCTATCATATTAACAATACTGTagtatgttaatttattattattctgtgtaTGTAGATGATAGAAAGCTAAGCAAAATTGAGTTTCCCTGGCCAGTGGCAGATAAACCAATGTTATTTTACGTGACACAAGGCCAAGAAGAAATAGCAGGTTCAGGAACGTCATATTTGAATAGAACAGAAGCTGCTAACGTTGAAAAGATTGCCACTAGGTTTTTGAGATGTGGTGTAAAACCtgatcaaataggaattatcaCACCATATGAAGGACAACGTGCATACTTGGTAAGCTAAATCCATATAAGttaattaagaggacgctacacagccatttgttgtctctgtcttacaacagcataacatagcaaatttacgcttagcagatcacgtttagctccattaatttaaaattaaaatgaattgaCTTATTATGAAACTCagtggtaagaatattatctgtgtttgtatgtgggtttttttatgatgtttaaattttttaacaagttattcatatataatatagcgtaaattaagaATGCTAATAACTCACTTCAAAATTGaactattataaaaaccaaatacaaatacaatcaTAGATTATGTTCTTACTATCGAATTTCATAattcactcaaatttttaaactaacggagttaAATGTGATCTTCTGAACGCaattttgctatgttacgcacttgtaagttTGAGACAAAAAATATCTGTGTAGCATCATCTTAAtgatctattaattattaatattatataataatgtaaaaatacttatttaggTGCAATACATGCAATATCAAGCCCCTCTTCCAGCTAAAGTATATCAAGAAATCGAAATAGCTAGTGTTGACGCATTTCAGGGTCGGGAAAAAGATTTGATTATTATGTCATGTGTGCGTTCCAACGAACACCAGGGAATCGGTTTTCTCAACGATCCCAGACGATTAAATGTTGCACTGACTAGAGCTAAATATGGCATATTGATTGTTGGGAATCCAAAAGTTTTatcaaaagtatataaaataatttactcattATTTTTCTTCGTAcctaattggaattttattttagcaACAATTATGGAATCATCTGTTGAATTACTATAAAGCAAACAATGTATTGGTAGAAGGACCATTGAATAATTTGAAAGAGTCTCTTATTCAATTATCTAAACCCAAACAGTTGGTGAATGCAGCTAATCCAGGATCACATTTCATGACAACTCATATGTATGATGCTCGTGAAGCTTTGATCCCTGGCAGTGTTTATGATCGTAGCAATCAAGGAAATGTACCTAATAGTCATGGTACACCTCAATATTTTCCAAGACCAGGACCAGGTActataaattatcttttagttcatcttatgtttataatataataataaattcagggTTAATGCctataatcttaaaaaatattgttttcataggTCCTGCTGTTGGAATGGGATTGGATTTATATTCTCGTAATCATGATCCATTAACATTCATTACACCAGATTCTAGATCTCAACCACAGATTGGTGGGATACCCGTTGGCATGGTGATGAATATGAATTCAATGGCTCCCAGATTCTTTAATCAACAATCTGTTCAAAGTAAGTTTATCTATTAAGTATTGTCTAAATATATTCAATCCACTAGTATTCCTATCCTTTTTGTGAATGGTACCTTTGTCATTTTAAGTAGACCTATTGATTTGGTTTGCGAGCAACTGAGATAATCCTGGTGGGTTTACCGTACAGTAGATGTAGATGTAATCAAACATTAGAAATTCTAAAACTCTGTGGGCCGATACCTTGCCTATCCATCGCTGATTGTTCGATTtagttaaatatacattattatatacaattttctatAGATCGCCAGAATGTACGTACTAACCGTCTGCCAATGACTAGTGGTCGTCTGAAGACTAAACCAAATCAGAAGAATCAAAAATCAAATGGAATCAGTGCTTCGCCACTCAGCCAAGCAATTACTCAAGATGTTTCTCAGCCATACAGTCAGAACATGTCACAGGTATTTATTTTGAACCcactaatatcaaaaaattctATGGTGCTTTAACTTTCAAGTGTATTTTTCAGAGTATGTCTCAACCTGGGTTCAGTCTTTCACAACCTGGACTATCTCAGCCTGATCTATCCCAGGATAGTTACATGATGGGCGAGTTTCATTCGCAAATGGATGGATTACTCTCACAAGATTCAACATATCAAGGCGACCGTACTGTTACGTCGTTTTACAATCCACCAAATACATTGTACTCTCAGGTAAATCAATTTGCTTTATCAGTGATAATATTGGATAACTATTATCTACAAATATCatgttttattctaattttattgtGCAGCAACCATATTGaagatatattttacaatggACAAGTACATCCAATAAGCACGTGGGAGCGTCTTGTTGGTGCTGATATATCAAcagaaaaaagaatatttttattattgagcGTCGTTTGCAGACATCATGAACAACAAATGTTAGCACATTAAGTGTTTGTGGGAAAAAAACACAAAAGGCTTAGATGAACATTTACAATCgattttatataactattgtatgTGGAGAATAATACATGTTAAGAATTAAACTATTGAAATGT harbors:
- the LOC132943096 gene encoding regulator of nonsense transcripts 1-like — its product is MSVDTYGPSSQNLTFLETEEADMIGADTQGSEFEFTDFTLPSQSQPPMSQLDSSSSTHRMQLLSNKTDKDDTNVITVTKKIGELQFEDEEEDSFFTKELPYYACKYCGIHDPGCVVMCNICKKWFCNGRGNTSGSHIINHLVRAKHKEVTLHKDGPLGETVLECYSCGVKNVFVLGFIPAKADSVVILLCRQPCSTQNALKDMNWDQEQWKPLIADRCFLTWLVKVPNETDQLRSRHVSATQIAKLEELWKDNNEATINDLDKPGVDEEPQIVLLRYEDGFQYQNVFGPLVKLEADYDKRLKESQTQENITVRWDVGLNKKAIAYFHLAKTDGDMRLMHGDELRLRLTGENPWAGIGHVIKIPDNYGEDVGLELKINNGVPTEITSNYVVDFIWKSTSFDRMQCSLKRFATDESSVSSYIYHRLLGHEFDDLMFRSHMPKHFSAPNLPDLNRSQVYAVKHAVQRPLSLIQGPPGTGKTVTSATIVYQLVKINGGPVLVCAPSNIAVDQLTEKIHRTGLKVVRVCAKSREAIDSPVSFLALHNQVRKMSCNVELQKFQQLKDETGELSMADEKRYRALKKAAERELLKAADVICTTCVGAGDPRLVRFKFHSILIDESMQATEPECMVPVVLGVKQLILVGDHCQLGPVVMCKKAARAGLSQSLFERLVVLGIRPFRLEVQYRMHPELSRFPSNFFYEGSLQNGVCADDRKLSKIEFPWPVADKPMLFYVTQGQEEIAGSGTSYLNRTEAANVEKIATRFLRCGVKPDQIGIITPYEGQRAYLVQYMQYQAPLPAKVYQEIEIASVDAFQGREKDLIIMSCVRSNEHQGIGFLNDPRRLNVALTRAKYGILIVGNPKVLSKQQLWNHLLNYYKANNVLVEGPLNNLKESLIQLSKPKQLVNAANPGSHFMTTHMYDAREALIPGSVYDRSNQGNVPNSHGTPQYFPRPGPGPAVGMGLDLYSRNHDPLTFITPDSRSQPQIGGIPVGMVMNMNSMAPRFFNQQSVQNRQNVRTNRLPMTSGRLKTKPNQKNQKSNGISASPLSQAITQDVSQPYSQNMSQSMSQPGFSLSQPGLSQPDLSQDSYMMGEFHSQMDGLLSQDSTYQGDRTVTSFYNPPNTLYSQQPY